CTTCCTGCTGATCATCGTCCCGGTGATCGTGCTGTTCTTCCTCGTCTACGGGCTGTTCAGCGCCTGGGCGTTCAGGCGCTGCGGCCACCCTTTCATGGCCGGCCTCGCCAATGCCTTCGCCTTCGCCTGGGCGATCGCTGCCGCCTTCCCGCTGGTGGCGCGATGACGGTGCGGTCCGGGATGGGAAAGCAGTTGACGTTGCCTCGGCGACTTGCTCGGCTGATAGAGACTTCGATCGTTCACGAGTGCGCCCTCCGGGCCCAGGCTTAGGTCATTCGTCCATGCTTCTGAAAATCGGTACGCGCCGCAGCCCCCTCGCCATCGCGCAGACGAACTACATCGCCTCGCTGATCAAGGCGAAGCATCCCGACACCGAGTTCTCGCTGCATCCGATCGCGACGATCGCGGACAAGGACCGCGTCTCCGAATTCCACCAGTTCGGCATCATCGGCGTGTTCTCGACCGAGCATGAGGACCAGCTGACCTCGGGCGAGGTCGACATCGTCGTGCATTCGCTGAAGGACCTGCCGACGACGCTGCGCGAGGGGCTGGTGCTGGCGGCGGTGCCCGAGCGGGTCGATCCGCGCGACGTGCTCTGCGGCTCGACGCTGGCCGATCTGCGCGAGGGCGCGCGCGTGGGCACCGGCTCGCTGCGGCGGCGCTCGCAGATCCTCAGCCTGCGTCCGGATGTCGAGGTCGTGCCGATCCGCGGCAATGTCGGGCCGCGTCTAGCCAAGATCAACGGCGATGACGGATTGGATGCGGTGATCCTGGCCCAGGCCGGACTGCAGAGGCTCGGCCTCGAGGGCGCGACCTCTGAGCTGCTCGACCCGATCCTGTTTCCCTATGCGATCGGGCAGGGCGCGCTCGGCGTGCAGGCGCGCGACGACAACCCGACGATCCTTTCCATGCTCAAGGATATCGAGGACCCCAAGGCGCGCGCGGAGGTCGATTGCGAACGGGCGCTGCTGCATGCGCTTGGCGCCGGCTGCAGCCTGCCCGTTGGAGCCAGCGCGACCTGGCAGGGCGACCGGCTTTTCCTCCACGCGCAGATCACCGCCCATGATGGATCGCAGCGCATCACGGCCAGCGACGATCGTCCTGGCCGGGAAGCGGTCGAGCTCGGTCTCGTGGCCGCCGAAGCGCTGCGGCTCGCCGGCGGTGTCGATGTGCTGGAAGCCTCCTACCGCAGCGTCGGCGCCCATTTCAAATATGTCGGCGCCTGACGAACGGCGCCGTCAGGCCGGGGCGTTCGGGTTCATCCGCCAGACGGTGAAGTTC
This portion of the Bosea sp. OAE506 genome encodes:
- the hemC gene encoding hydroxymethylbilane synthase, giving the protein MLLKIGTRRSPLAIAQTNYIASLIKAKHPDTEFSLHPIATIADKDRVSEFHQFGIIGVFSTEHEDQLTSGEVDIVVHSLKDLPTTLREGLVLAAVPERVDPRDVLCGSTLADLREGARVGTGSLRRRSQILSLRPDVEVVPIRGNVGPRLAKINGDDGLDAVILAQAGLQRLGLEGATSELLDPILFPYAIGQGALGVQARDDNPTILSMLKDIEDPKARAEVDCERALLHALGAGCSLPVGASATWQGDRLFLHAQITAHDGSQRITASDDRPGREAVELGLVAAEALRLAGGVDVLEASYRSVGAHFKYVGA